In Pseudomonadota bacterium, the DNA window TCGTTACACTTTTCCACCAATCGAAGAACTGCGATGTAACGAGATTGTGAACGCGTACGGGCAGGCGCGACGGGACGCGGACGCGCGACCACTCGTACGCCCCCCCGCAGCGACGGAAGAGCTGCGCTCCCGCAGAAGAGATTGACAGGTACCCGACCCCAAACACCCCATCAGCTGGCGCGAGATGACCCGGCAATGAACGTGAGTGAAGACCAACGCAGACGAAACAGGATACGTCGACTTCGTGAAATCAATGAACCTCATTGTTCACGAATCCCTGATCTTGACCTGGATGTCTTCGAATGAGGCCTGCCCCCCCTGACCGTCGCTTTTCCCCAGGCATATTCGTAGGTTCCTCGAAAAGACTCACTATCCCTGACTTCCAGACGATACATCAGGGGGGCCGCCCCATGATGACGCGTGGCTCACCACACGTGCTGAGGAGGCGCTCTCAGCGCATTCAGACCACGACCTGGACCGTCCATCCCCCCCGCGCGCACGACTGCCATGTTTGCGTGTCGTTCACGCGCCACCTTCCCCAAATTGCTTGCGTGTCTCAACGCCACATTCACCTGTCCGGCTATTCTCCGATCCCAGGATCAGGGATCAAACCCACCGTTGATCCCAACATCTGGATACCAGGCGAGGTTTGATCCCATCGTGAGGGATCATCCCTGCACGCTCCCCCACCCCGTGGGCACTGCTCACGCGCGGTGCGTGACAGAGCGCACCCTGACCGTCTCGCGTGGCCCACGGCGTAGACCCAACCCCCGACGCAGACTCAACCCCCGACACAGACGCAGCCCACGGCGCGGGCGCTACCCACAGCGCGGATGGCGCAGACCGCGCCCGTCCCCTCACAGCGCGCAGACGTAACCCGTCGGCTCGAGGCGGAATGCCGTGGAGAGGGGGCCCTGGCGCGCGTACGCACGAGGGCGGTGGGTGGCGTGGAAGAAGCGGTACAGAAAGTAGCGATCGTCTACCCGCTCGGAGTGGGCCACCTCTTTTGGAGTGGCGCAGAAGGGGGCGTGCTTGCCCAATGCCGTCGTCTTGACGCCGATGTGGCGCTCGCCTGCGTGATTGCCGTCAAACGACAGTACGTGGAAACCCTCGCTCTCGTCGGCACTGACGCCGCGCACCTTCTCAGCCAGGTCAAAGCGTCCGTGGTCGCGGGTGAGGCGCCGTCTCTCGAGCGCAATCGCGAGGGAGATGCCCACCTGCGCAAGCGGGGCGTTCGCCTGGTCTCGCTGCGCGAAGTCGACCGAAACGAGATTGAGCCTGCGGCGCAAGACCGCGTCGTGCGCCACCTCTATGGGCACGGGACCGGGCTCGAAGATGTCGCTTGCGCCAGCAATGCGTTCAAGC includes these proteins:
- a CDS encoding DUF3883 domain-containing protein, which gives rise to MKNGEHWSANEVERIVADYFDMLALELRGRVAEKARRNEALRQHLENRSKGSVEFKHANISAVMASLGLPFIDGYKPRGNYQGLLAETVVAYLNAHPLFFVEAASHSVDLSRPAVEALLERIAGASDIFEPGPVPIEVAHDAVLRRRLNLVSVDFAQRDQANAPLAQVGISLAIALERRRLTRDHGRFDLAEKVRGVSADESEGFHVLSFDGNHAGERHIGVKTTALGKHAPFCATPKEVAHSERVDDRYFLYRFFHATHRPRAYARQGPLSTAFRLEPTGYVCAL